In Nitrososphaerales archaeon, the genomic stretch AGATGTCCACAAAGTGTACGAGAGTGGTGGTTATTACACCCCTGCACTCAGAGGGATATCTCTTCATATAGAAGCGGGCGAATTCGTCTGTATAATGGGCCCTTCAGGTAGTGGTAAATCCACACTCTTAAATTTAATAGGTGCCCTAGATAGACCGACGAAGGGAAGGATCTTCATCGATGGTGTAGATCTATCTGAACTCGATGATTACGCCCTTGCTGAACTTAGAAATCAAAAGATCGGTTTCATATTTCAAACCTTTAACCTTATTCAGAGAATGAGTGCATTAGAGAATGTTGAAGTACCCTTACTGATACGGGGAATCTCTGATCGGGAGATACGAGAGAGGGCCAAAAGGATACTGGGCTGGGTCGGTCTAGCCCACCGAATGCACCATACGCCCGATCGAATGAGCGGAGGTGAGCAGCAACGTGTCGCTATAGCAAGGGCTCTTATTACCCAACCTAAGATAATCTTAGGTGATGAGCCGACGGGAAATATAGATAGTAAAGCGACCCACTCCATTATGAGATTATTAAAGTATCTTAATGAGAAGTTGAAGATCACGATGGTGATTGTAACACATAATATGGAAGTCGCAGCCTATGCTCAAAGGGTCTTTCATATAAGAGATGGTAGGATTGAGAGAATCGTAACCCATAATGGTAAGAATGCATAATGTAGGTGTAGAG encodes the following:
- a CDS encoding ABC transporter ATP-binding protein, with the protein product MSIVCEDVHKVYESGGYYTPALRGISLHIEAGEFVCIMGPSGSGKSTLLNLIGALDRPTKGRIFIDGVDLSELDDYALAELRNQKIGFIFQTFNLIQRMSALENVEVPLLIRGISDREIRERAKRILGWVGLAHRMHHTPDRMSGGEQQRVAIARALITQPKIILGDEPTGNIDSKATHSIMRLLKYLNEKLKITMVIVTHNMEVAAYAQRVFHIRDGRIERIVTHNGKNA